A stretch of Peteryoungia algae DNA encodes these proteins:
- a CDS encoding TRAP transporter large permease, giving the protein MVLLLMVFFGLLLVSVPVFVALGGASLAYTHFIGNLPDFVVLHRMVGGVDSFPLIAVPFFILAGNLMNSAGITNRIFDFATAAVGWLKGGLGHVNVIASVIFAGMSGAAVADAGGLGTIEVKAMRDRGYNDHLAVGVTAASSTIGPIIPPSLPMVIFGVMANVSIGQLFAAGFIPGLLMAGSLMAYITWYSWRHKIGADQAFRLRVLARSALNAVPALLTPAIIIGGIATGAFTPTEAAIAACAWALILGFVVYRTLSVKRFYQITIQTIETTASVLVIVAAASLFGWVLTVTQVTAQFTELLLTITDDPIMLLLIINVIILIVGCFMETIAAISILVPILMPAVLHVGIDPVQFGVVMVLNLMIGLITPPIGMVLFVLARVSNLSIEKTVRATAPFLIPLMTVLLLITVFPQLTLYLPTLWYR; this is encoded by the coding sequence ATGGTCCTGCTTCTCATGGTGTTCTTCGGGCTGCTGCTGGTCAGCGTGCCTGTCTTTGTGGCGTTGGGTGGTGCATCCCTTGCCTATACACATTTCATTGGAAACCTGCCGGATTTCGTCGTGCTCCACCGAATGGTGGGTGGCGTTGACAGCTTTCCGCTGATTGCCGTTCCCTTCTTCATTCTGGCGGGCAATCTGATGAATTCCGCCGGCATTACGAACCGGATCTTCGACTTTGCCACGGCGGCTGTCGGCTGGCTGAAGGGCGGGCTTGGCCATGTCAACGTGATCGCATCGGTCATTTTTGCGGGCATGTCGGGCGCGGCTGTGGCCGATGCCGGCGGGCTCGGGACGATCGAGGTCAAGGCGATGCGGGACCGGGGATACAACGACCATCTCGCGGTCGGCGTGACAGCTGCATCCTCGACCATCGGGCCGATCATCCCCCCGTCCCTGCCGATGGTGATCTTCGGCGTCATGGCCAATGTCTCCATTGGGCAGTTGTTTGCGGCGGGCTTCATTCCGGGCCTGCTGATGGCAGGCTCGCTGATGGCCTACATCACCTGGTATTCATGGCGGCACAAGATCGGCGCCGATCAGGCGTTCAGATTGCGGGTCCTGGCGAGAAGTGCCCTGAATGCCGTGCCGGCCCTGCTCACGCCTGCGATCATCATCGGCGGCATCGCGACGGGTGCATTCACTCCGACAGAGGCGGCGATCGCCGCCTGCGCCTGGGCTCTCATCCTCGGCTTCGTCGTGTACCGCACCTTGTCGGTGAAACGTTTCTACCAGATCACGATCCAGACGATCGAAACAACCGCCTCGGTGCTGGTCATCGTTGCCGCAGCCTCGCTGTTCGGCTGGGTCCTGACGGTCACCCAGGTGACGGCGCAATTCACGGAACTCCTGCTGACAATCACCGACGATCCGATCATGCTGCTGCTGATCATCAACGTCATCATCCTGATCGTCGGCTGCTTCATGGAAACGATTGCGGCGATCTCCATTCTCGTCCCGATCCTGATGCCGGCCGTCCTGCATGTCGGTATCGACCCGGTTCAGTTCGGCGTGGTGATGGTGCTCAACCTGATGATCGGCCTCATCACACCACCGATCGGCATGGTCCTGTTCGTGCTGGCGAGGGTATCCAACCTCTCAATCGAGAAGACCGTGAGAGCGACCGCGCCATTCCTCATCCCTCTGATGACGGTGTTGCTGCTGATCACGGTGTTCCCGCAACTGACGCTCTACCTGCCCACACTCTGGTACCGGTGA
- a CDS encoding TRAP transporter small permease, giving the protein MTHEPQDEAATPAAILHVEDEADPPLIFRIDDVLAFCLFWILGGVTFLQFFSRYVLNDSVAWTEEIGRYLLIWVTFFGAAIVFRRRTNIAVEVIVDMMPPNVARVLRFVADMITLGFVILLVWFAWNLTQRMMIQRMTVIDVSMSVVYGGVLVGCLLMLWRAVQALISNAKRGWDPVSDPSQIFD; this is encoded by the coding sequence ATGACACACGAGCCGCAAGACGAGGCTGCAACGCCAGCCGCCATCCTGCATGTCGAGGACGAGGCCGATCCGCCGCTCATTTTCAGAATCGATGACGTTCTCGCCTTCTGCCTGTTCTGGATCCTGGGCGGCGTCACCTTTCTGCAATTCTTCAGCCGCTATGTGCTGAATGACTCGGTCGCCTGGACCGAGGAGATCGGCCGCTATCTGTTGATCTGGGTGACCTTTTTCGGGGCAGCGATCGTCTTCCGGCGGCGTACCAATATCGCGGTAGAAGTGATCGTGGACATGATGCCGCCGAACGTTGCAAGGGTGTTGCGGTTCGTGGCCGACATGATCACGCTGGGCTTCGTCATCCTGCTGGTCTGGTTCGCCTGGAACCTGACCCAACGCATGATGATCCAGCGGATGACCGTGATCGACGTGTCAATGAGCGTGGTTTATGGCGGCGTGCTCGTTGGCTGCCTGCTTATGCTCTGGCGGGCGGTTCAGGCTCTCATTTCCAATGCCAAGCGCGGCTGGGATCCGGTTTCGGACCCGTCGCAGATTTTCGATTGA